A segment of the Bacillus solimangrovi genome:
TGATGAGTTGTTAAGTTGAAAAATGAGTAATAAAAGAAATCTCCACTGGAGAAAGTGTCACTTATCTACTGTAAGGAGTGATCGATGGTGGGCGCTGAATACATAGATTCACAAATAGATATACATAAACAGATGAATAAAAGAGTGTTTCAGATAGTTCTTTTTATAGCTGGTTTAATATTGCTTCTTATAGGATTAGTGTTAAGCGTGTCAGTAGGGGCAGTTGATATAAATTTTAGCACAGTTATTGGAGCAATCTTATCTTTTGACCAATCAAAGGAACATATGATTATTAGTACAATTCGATTACCAAGGGCAATCATTGGAGCGATAATTGGGATGAATTTGGCGGTTGCTGGAGCATTAATGCAGGCATTAACACGTAATCCAATGGCCTCACCACAAATTTTTGGTGTGAATGCAGGTGCATCCTTAGTTGTTGTATCTGCGACTGTATTATTACCGAATATATCCCCATCAACATTAGTTTACTTTGCTTTTATTGGTGCGGCTATTGGAGGATTAGTCGTATATACGATGGCATCATCAGGTGGTAGTATAGCGCCTGTAAAGCTTGCATTAGCGGGGATGGCAGTACATCTCTTTTTTTCATCTATTACAGAGGCATTAATTATTTTTAATGAGACTACAACTGAAGCTATTCTATTTTGGTTAGCAGGCGCAATTGATGGAAGTACATGGAATGATATAGGAATTATTATGCCGTGGTCATTAGTTGGCCTTTTAATATCAATATTGTTATCTCGTTCAATTTCTGTTTTTAGCCTCGGTGAAGATGTGGCAAAGGGACTTGGACAGAAAATCGAAATCATTCGAATAGTGTCAGGTATTACGGTTATTGTACTAGCTGGCTCATCTGTTGCGATAGCGGGGCCAATTGGTTTTGTTGGGTTAATCATACCACATATAACTCGAGCGATTGTTGGGATCGATTATCGAGTTGTTATTCCTTTCTCTGCATTGTTTGGCGCATTGTTGCTAGTATATGCTGATGTCGCTTCAAGATTTATTGCCTTTCCGTTTGAATCACCAGTAGGAATCGTCACTGCATTAATAGGAGCACCTTTCTTCTTATACTTAGCACGAAAAGGTGGGAAGCTGTCATGAGGCATGTGATTACACTGAAACGTACTCCAAAAATGTGGATATGGTTATTATCTATATTAGTTACTCTCTTTTCAATTATAAGTATCGGTGTAGGGGCTATTTATATATCACCTATTAAAGTCATTGCTGCATTAACTGGGATGGGCGCAGAGGAGCACTTATTTATTATTTCTAATTATCGTCTCCCACGCATTGCTGTAGCATTACTCGTTGGGTCAGGTCTAGCAATTTCAGGAACAATTCTACAAGGAACGATTCGTAACCCACTTGCATCTCCAGATGTTATAGGTATTACGAAAGGAGCTGGTTTGGCTGCGGTAATTGTTATTATCTTGTTTCCAAGCTCTCCAACGATCGTATTACCTATTGCAGCTTTTATTGGGGCAGCACTTGTTGCAGTTGCTTTATATTTATTCTCATATAAAAGAGGAATAAGACCCGCTACTCTCGCTCTTGTAGGAATTGCCCTTGGTGCAGTTTGTAATGCAGGTATTCAATATTTAATGATTAAGTTTCCTCTTGATGCAAATGCTGCATTAGTTTGGTTAACAGGTAGCTTATGGGGGAGAGGTTGGGATGAAGTAGCAGGAATTTTGCCCTTGGTGCTTATTTTAATACCCGTAACGTTCATATTCGCAATTAAGCTTGATATTTTGAACTTAGGTGATGATGTTGCAGAAGGTTTGGGTGAACATGTTAATCGCTCTCGGGTGCTTATGCTTATCTTAGCTGTTGCACTTGCTGGTGTATGTGTCGCAATCGTTGGTTCAATTGGGTTTGTTGGCTTGATTGCACCTCATATTGCACGTCAACTAGTTGGTGCTAAGCATAGTTACCTTCTTCCAATCTCAGCATTAATCGGTATATTGCTTGTATTGCTAGCTGATGGTCTAGGAAGAGGATTAATTCCGCCTATTGAAATACCAGCTGGAATATTTACTGCTGTAATAGGGGCACCTTATTTTCTATATTTATTAAGACGTGAAAGTAAAGTGAAATAATAATCGAACTTCATTGTATTAGAGGATGTTCAAAAAGTCCGGGAAAAATGACTGTACTTTTAAAGGATGTTGCAGGTTTTATTGGTGCTTCCATTGTAACTTATTCGGCAAATAATAACTCGTATGTATCTGCGTCTACAAGTGTTTTCGGAGAAGTAATTTCTTCGATACAAGGCAGCAGGGATGTTTGTCAGTGCAGTGGCCTCACTCAGGTGCCGAGACCTTCGCCGCCTTGTTCTTCTCCGTTCTTTTTGTCCTCCTTATTGAACACGCACTTTTAGTATGGAAGGAAGTGAACTGTAATGGTTAAGTTATCTGCTGAGCATTTGTCGTTAGGGTATGATTTGGTATCTGTTGTAGATGACCTTACACTTACAATTCCAGAAGGCAAAATTACAATATTAATTGGAGGAAATGGTTGTGGGAAATCTACCATTCTTCGAGCACTTGCCCGGTTATTGAAACCTAAGGTTGGAACAGTTTATTTGGATGGTAAGGAAATTGAGAGAATTCATACTAAGGAAGTAGCTAAGAAGCTTGCAATTTTACCCCAAGGACCTCAAGCTCCAGATGGATTAACAGTTAAAGAGCTCTGTTATTATGGTCGACATCCTCATAAAGGACTTTTATCAAAAGAAACGAAACAAGATCACGAAATAGTGGAATGGGCACTTGATGCAACTCGTATGCATGAGTTTGCAGAACGACCACTAGACGCTCTATCAGGAGGACAGCGGCAACGAGCGTGGATCGCGATGGCGCTATGCCAGGGGACAGACTTGTTGTTGTTAGATGAACCGACTACATATCTAGATTTGGCTCATCAGATTGAAGTATTAGAGTTATTGAAGGAACTTAATAGTTTGCACGGTCGAACAATTGTGATGGTTCTGCACGATCTTAATCAAGCTGCGCGTTATGCCGATTATTTAATTAGTATCTCAAGTGGTCAAATTTATAAAGAAGGTTTACCGGAAGACGTTTTTACAGAAGAGATGATTCATAATGTATTTGGATTAGAAAGTTGTATTATTCAAGACCCTGTAGCAGGTTCACCGATGTGTGTACCTATTGGAATAAGTAAAAGGAAAAATTCACATAAGACTATATCTGTATCGTGATAATTCTTTAAATTACATTTATCTTGTGTTTTTAATTTTTTGTGGTCGCTTATTTTTAGTAGAGGGGGATTAGACTATGGAACTATTTGAAG
Coding sequences within it:
- a CDS encoding ABC transporter ATP-binding protein → MVKLSAEHLSLGYDLVSVVDDLTLTIPEGKITILIGGNGCGKSTILRALARLLKPKVGTVYLDGKEIERIHTKEVAKKLAILPQGPQAPDGLTVKELCYYGRHPHKGLLSKETKQDHEIVEWALDATRMHEFAERPLDALSGGQRQRAWIAMALCQGTDLLLLDEPTTYLDLAHQIEVLELLKELNSLHGRTIVMVLHDLNQAARYADYLISISSGQIYKEGLPEDVFTEEMIHNVFGLESCIIQDPVAGSPMCVPIGISKRKNSHKTISVS
- a CDS encoding FecCD family ABC transporter permease, whose amino-acid sequence is MNKRVFQIVLFIAGLILLLIGLVLSVSVGAVDINFSTVIGAILSFDQSKEHMIISTIRLPRAIIGAIIGMNLAVAGALMQALTRNPMASPQIFGVNAGASLVVVSATVLLPNISPSTLVYFAFIGAAIGGLVVYTMASSGGSIAPVKLALAGMAVHLFFSSITEALIIFNETTTEAILFWLAGAIDGSTWNDIGIIMPWSLVGLLISILLSRSISVFSLGEDVAKGLGQKIEIIRIVSGITVIVLAGSSVAIAGPIGFVGLIIPHITRAIVGIDYRVVIPFSALFGALLLVYADVASRFIAFPFESPVGIVTALIGAPFFLYLARKGGKLS
- a CDS encoding FecCD family ABC transporter permease, producing the protein MRHVITLKRTPKMWIWLLSILVTLFSIISIGVGAIYISPIKVIAALTGMGAEEHLFIISNYRLPRIAVALLVGSGLAISGTILQGTIRNPLASPDVIGITKGAGLAAVIVIILFPSSPTIVLPIAAFIGAALVAVALYLFSYKRGIRPATLALVGIALGAVCNAGIQYLMIKFPLDANAALVWLTGSLWGRGWDEVAGILPLVLILIPVTFIFAIKLDILNLGDDVAEGLGEHVNRSRVLMLILAVALAGVCVAIVGSIGFVGLIAPHIARQLVGAKHSYLLPISALIGILLVLLADGLGRGLIPPIEIPAGIFTAVIGAPYFLYLLRRESKVK